One region of Sulfurisphaera ohwakuensis genomic DNA includes:
- a CDS encoding RNA-guided endonuclease InsQ/TnpB family protein: MPNVGFRFRAYADDQTIRALKAQLRLACEMYNTLRWADIYFYQRDGKGLTQTELRQLALDLRKQDKEYQQLYSQVVQQIADRYYDARDRFFKGLAHFPKEKKPHKYYSLVYPQSGWKILESREIRTKSRKNKKKLVLLRLSNLGVFKVIVHRDFPFDKVKRVVVKLTRSERVYVSFMVEGVEFSQLPKTGKVVAIDVGVEKLLTTSDGFYFPNLRPYERALEKIRKLHKVLSRKEFLSKNWFKAKVKLARAYEHLKNLRQDLYMKLGKWFAQHYDVVVMEDIDVKQLVEESERKLRMRLHDVAFHELKRILGYQLEKYGKKLLLINPAYTSKMCAKCGYVKKELTLTDRVFSCPKCGWVTDRDYNACLNMLKRSGWEPSLVPVELYPLPVAKSYGQGGAMKQEAPPSRYSQNHFTKIILIEQY; the protein is encoded by the coding sequence ATGCCCAACGTAGGGTTCCGCTTTCGTGCATATGCTGACGATCAAACAATTAGGGCGTTAAAAGCCCAGTTGAGGTTAGCATGTGAGATGTACAACACCCTACGCTGGGCAGATATCTATTTCTACCAAAGGGACGGAAAGGGTCTTACACAAACGGAGTTAAGACAGCTCGCTCTAGATCTAAGAAAGCAAGATAAGGAGTACCAACAACTCTACTCACAAGTAGTACAGCAAATTGCCGATCGTTATTACGATGCTAGGGATAGGTTCTTCAAAGGTCTGGCACACTTTCCTAAGGAGAAGAAACCCCATAAGTACTACTCTCTTGTTTACCCACAAAGTGGATGGAAAATACTTGAGAGCAGGGAAATAAGGACTAAGAGTAGGAAGAATAAGAAGAAGCTGGTGTTATTGAGGTTATCAAATCTCGGCGTGTTTAAGGTCATTGTTCATAGGGACTTCCCGTTTGACAAAGTAAAGAGGGTGGTAGTTAAGCTAACACGTTCAGAGAGAGTATATGTCTCCTTCATGGTTGAAGGTGTTGAATTCTCTCAACTCCCAAAGACTGGTAAGGTAGTTGCAATAGATGTTGGGGTAGAGAAACTCCTAACCACGAGTGATGGATTCTATTTCCCTAACTTGAGACCTTATGAGAGGGCACTTGAGAAGATAAGGAAACTCCACAAGGTTCTCTCGAGGAAAGAGTTCTTGTCGAAAAATTGGTTTAAAGCAAAAGTGAAGTTGGCTAGGGCTTATGAACACTTGAAGAACTTGAGACAAGACCTCTATATGAAGTTGGGTAAGTGGTTTGCACAACATTATGATGTTGTAGTAATGGAGGATATAGATGTTAAACAACTGGTGGAGGAGTCAGAAAGGAAGTTGAGGATGAGGTTGCACGATGTTGCATTCCATGAGTTGAAGAGAATACTAGGATATCAGTTGGAAAAATATGGAAAGAAACTGTTGTTAATAAACCCAGCATATACTTCAAAGATGTGTGCCAAATGTGGGTATGTAAAGAAAGAGTTAACTTTGACTGACCGTGTGTTCAGCTGTCCTAAGTGTGGTTGGGTTACTGATCGTGACTATAACGCTTGCTTAAACATGTTGAAGAGATCGGGGTGGGAGCCATCCTTAGTGCCTGTGGAGCTCTACCCTCTACCCGTAGCGAAAAGCTACGGGCAAGGTGGGGCTATGAAGCAGGAAGCTCCGCCTTCACGGTACTCCCAAAATCATTTTACAAAAATAATTCTGATTGAACAATATTAA
- a CDS encoding type II toxin-antitoxin system VapC family toxin: MKVIDSSTLVKFFSKEKGWEKVTEIISEGVATLDLAIKEIASALWKKVIREEMDESVAIRILSDLLKKEAIITVNQDEYLVEAFKIATEYKITVYDALFIALAKSMKTELITSDKKQYDASLKEGIKSQFI; this comes from the coding sequence GTGAAAGTCATTGATTCATCAACACTAGTTAAGTTTTTCTCCAAAGAGAAAGGGTGGGAAAAAGTTACTGAAATAATTTCTGAAGGTGTAGCAACGCTGGATTTGGCAATTAAAGAAATCGCTAGTGCCCTATGGAAGAAAGTAATAAGGGAAGAAATGGATGAGAGCGTAGCAATAAGAATTTTATCTGATTTGCTTAAAAAGGAAGCAATAATTACAGTAAACCAAGACGAATATCTAGTTGAAGCATTTAAAATCGCTACTGAATATAAAATAACTGTTTACGATGCCTTATTTATAGCCTTAGCTAAATCCATGAAGACGGAGTTAATAACTTCGGACAAGAAACAGTATGATGCATCTCTGAAAGAAGGGATAAAATCACAGTTTATTTAA
- a CDS encoding VapB-type antitoxin yields the protein MSTVISIRIKKEIKEELEKHGIDIDQEVRKFLEELYLKVKAKEYVNSWVELLKDVKPSEEGFSERTVREDRESH from the coding sequence ATGTCTACAGTTATTAGTATTAGAATAAAAAAAGAAATAAAAGAGGAATTAGAAAAGCATGGGATTGATATTGACCAGGAGGTTAGGAAATTCTTAGAGGAATTATACTTAAAAGTTAAGGCTAAGGAATACGTTAACTCGTGGGTTGAGTTACTTAAAGATGTGAAACCCAGTGAAGAAGGGTTCTCTGAAAGGACGGTGAGGGAGGACCGTGAAAGTCATTGA
- a CDS encoding ISH3 family transposase encodes MPIPSLNTQQIGYKLISMSNFQGRKGEEVTKTLISASLHKDSVENVSRAYNVSPQTVRNYVEEQGLQVAEKTLEQVKQISLETLKGVKEIELSIDWTTITWYGKPVEGLGSSEKGYSWNYATATTKYEGKILILAFIPQVNGMTKDEIVKVLIEQVVAMGFRIKLITLDAGFYTVEVIKFISQFNYIIGVPVGDVKIYEEFDGEYITNSKRRSKDEQVKFRLIVYRREKIKRKKKKVVYFARATNLDLPKNKVLELYNKVRNPIETSYRSVKSFLPFTCSTKFIFRMLIFLLAVLVYSLYTILKDNVKMRTFKSLISKIIENISEAEIYLNKSEETLTNTTGLFLRR; translated from the coding sequence ATGCCAATTCCCTCATTAAACACTCAACAAATAGGGTATAAATTAATTTCCATGAGTAACTTCCAAGGGAGAAAGGGAGAGGAAGTTACAAAAACCTTGATCTCAGCATCATTACACAAAGATTCAGTGGAAAACGTTTCCAGAGCTTACAACGTATCACCACAAACGGTGAGGAATTACGTTGAAGAACAAGGGTTACAAGTAGCGGAAAAAACACTGGAACAAGTGAAACAAATCTCACTCGAAACACTTAAGGGCGTGAAGGAGATAGAACTATCAATAGATTGGACAACAATAACTTGGTACGGAAAACCTGTAGAAGGTTTGGGAAGCTCAGAAAAGGGATACTCGTGGAACTACGCAACAGCTACAACGAAATACGAAGGAAAAATCCTCATACTTGCTTTCATACCGCAAGTTAATGGGATGACAAAGGATGAGATTGTCAAGGTCTTGATTGAACAAGTGGTTGCAATGGGATTTAGGATTAAACTGATAACACTTGATGCAGGATTTTACACGGTTGAGGTGATAAAATTCATATCCCAGTTCAACTACATTATTGGAGTTCCCGTTGGTGATGTCAAGATCTACGAGGAGTTTGATGGTGAATATATTACGAATAGTAAGAGGCGTAGTAAGGATGAGCAGGTTAAGTTTAGGCTGATCGTGTATCGCAGGGAGAAGATCAAGAGGAAAAAGAAGAAGGTTGTTTACTTCGCTAGGGCTACAAATCTCGATTTACCCAAGAATAAGGTCTTGGAGTTATATAACAAGGTGAGGAATCCGATAGAAACGTCTTATAGGAGTGTTAAATCGTTCCTCCCCTTTACGTGTTCAACAAAGTTCATTTTCCGCATGTTAATCTTCTTACTTGCCGTGCTCGTTTACTCCTTGTACACGATCCTCAAGGATAACGTGAAAATGAGGACTTTCAAATCACTAATTTCAAAAATTATTGAAAATATATCTGAGGCAGAGATTTATTTAAATAAATCAGAGGAAACGCTTACTAATACTACAGGTTTATTTTTAAGGAGGTGA
- a CDS encoding ATP-binding cassette domain-containing protein, with translation MLGLYDVSSGYGKKIVLQGISFEIRESGVYIVLGRNGSGKTTLLRTIAGILKPIKGKIVKEGSIAYLSHSLALPNEMTVKEALEFFSSILGGDVDNVVEKFDLKDLLDKKIVDLSQGQKKRVSIAKIFLKDYDIYLFDEPTENLDPITASKIREEIVSLSKSKIVIYTSHNLYEARDIGEHVLVIDGGRLKFFKPISEIRLKEYKIGIRASQNLSKILNGEYQGEYFVITVDDPSKVNQIIQELLSKNIQIYEIKEMKNPLEDLLK, from the coding sequence ATGTTGGGCCTTTATGACGTCAGTTCAGGCTATGGCAAAAAAATAGTCCTACAAGGCATTTCGTTTGAAATTAGGGAAAGTGGAGTTTATATTGTTCTAGGTAGGAACGGTTCGGGTAAGACAACTCTACTAAGGACTATTGCGGGAATTCTTAAGCCCATAAAAGGAAAAATTGTAAAGGAAGGTTCGATAGCTTACCTCTCTCATTCCTTAGCATTACCTAACGAGATGACGGTAAAGGAGGCGTTAGAATTCTTTTCTAGCATTTTAGGTGGGGATGTGGATAACGTGGTCGAGAAATTTGACTTAAAGGACTTACTGGACAAGAAGATTGTTGATTTATCTCAAGGGCAGAAGAAGAGGGTTTCAATTGCAAAGATCTTCTTAAAGGATTACGATATTTACCTCTTTGACGAACCTACCGAGAATCTAGACCCTATTACCGCGTCAAAGATAAGGGAGGAGATAGTTTCACTGTCTAAGTCAAAAATCGTAATTTACACTTCTCACAACCTCTACGAAGCTAGGGACATTGGGGAGCACGTCTTAGTGATAGATGGAGGGAGGCTTAAGTTCTTTAAGCCCATAAGCGAGATTAGGCTCAAGGAGTATAAGATAGGGATAAGGGCTTCGCAAAACCTCTCTAAAATACTGAACGGGGAGTACCAGGGCGAGTACTTTGTTATTACAGTTGACGACCCTTCAAAAGTTAACCAAATAATACAAGAGTTGTTAAGTAAAAATATACAAATTTATGAGATTAAAGAAATGAAGAACCCTCTGGAGGATCTGTTAAAATGA